The proteins below are encoded in one region of Tomitella fengzijianii:
- the thrS gene encoding threonine--tRNA ligase, translated as MSSGAVNSLAAPTVRVPAGTSVGRAVHDAGLPGKGPDAIVVARDGDGQLRDLAWVPDVDVEVEAVAADTEDGRSVIRHSCAHVLAQAVQQEFPEAKLGIGPPIENGFYYDFQVAEPFTPEDLARLEKRMKKIIKGSQRFSRRVVEDLDDARAELASEPFKLELIDDKSGIDDPEVMEVGGKELTIYDNLDPRSGERVWADLCRGPHIPTTKHIPAFKLTRSSAAYWRGDQSREDLQRVYGTAWESTERQDEYLELLAEAEKRDHRRLGAELDLFSFPDELGSGLPVFHPRGGIVRKEMEDYSRRRHIEEGYEFVSTPHITKGNLYEVSGHLDWYREGMFPAMHLDAEYNEDGTLRKPGQDYYVKPMNCPMHNLIFRSRGRSYRELPLRLFEFGSVYRYEKSGVVHGLTRVRGMTQDDAHIYCTREEMRAELTRTLEFVLDLLKDYGLDEYYLELSTKDPDKYVGDDATWEEATETLREVGEASGLELVPDPGGAAFYGPKISVQVKDALGRNWQMSTIQLDFNQPERFELEYTGSDGAKHRPVMIHRALFGSIERFFGVLTEHYAGAFPAWLAPVQVMGIPVAEAFEEHLFDVASRLKKAGLRAEVDISDDRMQKKIRTHTTQKVPFMLLAGERDVEAGAVSFRFRDGTQVNGVPVDDAVALITGWIGRRENASPTAELMQAAPRPQQGKAPE; from the coding sequence GTGTCTTCCGGAGCCGTGAACAGCCTTGCCGCCCCGACCGTCCGGGTCCCGGCCGGGACGTCCGTCGGAAGGGCGGTCCACGATGCGGGCCTGCCGGGGAAGGGGCCCGACGCGATCGTCGTCGCCCGCGACGGCGACGGACAACTGCGCGACCTGGCCTGGGTGCCGGACGTCGATGTCGAGGTGGAGGCCGTGGCCGCAGATACGGAGGACGGCCGCAGCGTCATCCGCCACTCGTGCGCGCACGTGCTCGCCCAGGCGGTGCAGCAGGAGTTCCCCGAGGCCAAGCTGGGCATCGGCCCGCCCATCGAGAACGGCTTCTACTACGACTTCCAGGTGGCCGAGCCGTTCACCCCGGAGGATCTCGCCCGCCTCGAGAAGCGGATGAAGAAGATCATCAAGGGTTCGCAGCGGTTCTCCCGCCGGGTCGTCGAGGACCTGGACGACGCCCGTGCGGAGCTGGCGTCCGAGCCGTTCAAGCTCGAACTGATCGACGACAAGTCGGGCATCGACGACCCGGAGGTCATGGAGGTCGGCGGCAAAGAGCTGACCATCTACGACAACCTGGACCCCCGCTCCGGCGAGCGGGTGTGGGCGGATCTGTGCCGCGGCCCGCACATCCCCACCACCAAACACATTCCGGCCTTCAAGCTCACCCGCAGCTCGGCCGCGTACTGGCGCGGCGACCAGAGCCGGGAGGACCTGCAGCGGGTCTACGGCACGGCCTGGGAGTCCACGGAGCGCCAGGACGAGTACCTGGAGCTGCTGGCCGAGGCGGAGAAGCGCGACCATCGCCGGCTGGGCGCGGAGCTCGACCTGTTCAGCTTCCCCGACGAGCTCGGCTCGGGGCTGCCGGTGTTCCACCCGCGCGGCGGGATCGTCCGCAAGGAGATGGAGGACTACTCGCGACGACGGCACATCGAGGAGGGCTACGAGTTCGTCAGCACCCCGCACATCACCAAGGGCAACCTGTACGAGGTGTCGGGCCACCTGGACTGGTACCGCGAGGGCATGTTCCCGGCGATGCACCTCGACGCCGAGTACAACGAGGACGGCACGCTGCGCAAGCCGGGGCAGGACTACTACGTCAAGCCCATGAACTGCCCGATGCACAACCTGATCTTCCGCTCGCGCGGCCGCTCGTACCGCGAGCTGCCGCTGCGGCTGTTCGAGTTCGGGTCGGTGTACCGGTACGAGAAGTCGGGCGTGGTGCACGGCCTCACCCGCGTGCGCGGGATGACGCAGGACGACGCCCACATCTACTGCACCCGCGAAGAGATGCGCGCGGAACTCACCCGCACCCTCGAGTTCGTGCTGGACCTGCTCAAGGACTACGGCCTCGACGAGTACTACCTGGAGCTGTCCACCAAGGACCCGGACAAGTACGTCGGCGACGACGCCACCTGGGAGGAGGCCACCGAGACCCTGCGCGAGGTGGGCGAGGCCTCCGGCCTGGAGCTGGTGCCGGACCCGGGCGGCGCGGCGTTCTACGGTCCCAAGATCTCCGTGCAGGTCAAGGACGCGCTGGGGCGCAACTGGCAGATGTCGACCATCCAGCTCGATTTCAACCAGCCCGAGCGTTTCGAGCTCGAGTACACCGGGTCCGACGGCGCCAAGCACCGCCCGGTCATGATCCACCGGGCGCTGTTCGGCTCCATCGAGCGGTTCTTCGGCGTGCTCACCGAGCACTACGCGGGCGCCTTCCCGGCGTGGCTCGCGCCGGTGCAGGTGATGGGCATCCCCGTTGCGGAGGCCTTCGAAGAGCACCTGTTCGACGTGGCGTCGAGGTTGAAGAAGGCGGGCCTGCGCGCCGAGGTCGACATCTCCGACGACCGCATGCAGAAGAAGATCCGCACGCACACCACCCAGAAGGTGCCGTTCATGCTGCTGGCCGGTGAACGCGACGTGGAGGCCGGCGCGGTGAGCTTCCGCTTCCGGGACGGCACCCAGGTCAACGGGGTGCCCGTGGACGACGCCGTCGCGCTCATCACCGGGTGGATCGGTAGGCGCGAGAACGCCTCGCCCACGGCGGAACTGATGCAGGCGGCGCCGCGGCCACAGCAGGGGAAGGCCCCGGAGTGA